Proteins from a genomic interval of Pyramidobacter porci:
- a CDS encoding recombinase family protein: MSARRARIISNTAVIYARYSSTNQREESIEAQVRACQEYAKRNGLVIVDIYADSAKTGTNAEREEFQRMIADSATGKFEFVIVHKLDRFSRDRYDSIAYKRKLKLNGVTLRSVLENLDGSPESLILESLLEGMAAYYSQNLAREALKGMKENGYRCMHNGGIPPYGYDVDKETRKYVINEEEAMVVRYIFSSYADGVGYNQIIRYLNANGYRSKRGNPFGKNSIHDLLKNIRYTGIYTFNLRKEKDAVGNRNHRPKSEEERIMIEGGMPAIIDKDTFDRVQMQIRRNKRLAACEKAHEPYLLSGLIYCGECKGTMWGSRIKDRHGNITRFYVCSTRDYKKHCDNRSIRKEVIEGFVLAQLERDIFSHQGIEKLRVSLILYRQRRQATIVEEKERLISEGEEIKHKIQKIVELVSQSGITIGTVSDEIKLLEEKRRQIADQIDKLNKEARLLILSQRQLEGMKEHGKEVKERKNLKKLRQIISYYVESVAVYHDRIEITYKFALPDKQADGIIPMTVVRDLAQVKEEFKAPRKSRKVV; this comes from the coding sequence ATGTCAGCAAGGAGAGCCAGGATAATCAGCAACACGGCAGTCATCTATGCGAGATATTCAAGTACCAATCAGCGAGAGGAATCCATTGAGGCACAGGTCAGAGCATGCCAGGAATACGCAAAGAGAAACGGACTTGTCATCGTCGATATCTATGCGGATTCAGCCAAGACAGGAACCAATGCGGAGCGTGAAGAATTTCAGCGCATGATCGCCGACAGCGCTACAGGAAAGTTCGAGTTCGTCATCGTCCATAAACTCGACAGATTCAGCAGAGACCGATACGACAGCATAGCCTATAAGCGCAAGCTCAAACTCAACGGCGTAACACTGCGTTCCGTACTGGAAAACCTCGACGGATCGCCCGAGAGCCTGATACTCGAATCATTGCTTGAAGGCATGGCAGCCTATTACTCACAGAACCTTGCGAGAGAGGCATTGAAAGGAATGAAGGAAAACGGTTACCGCTGTATGCACAACGGGGGAATACCGCCGTATGGATATGACGTTGACAAAGAAACAAGAAAGTACGTCATCAACGAAGAGGAGGCGATGGTAGTACGGTACATATTCAGCAGTTACGCCGACGGAGTGGGGTACAACCAGATCATCAGATATCTGAACGCCAACGGCTACCGCTCAAAACGGGGAAATCCCTTCGGCAAGAACAGCATCCATGACCTGCTGAAAAACATCCGCTATACAGGAATCTATACATTCAATCTCAGAAAGGAGAAAGATGCAGTCGGAAACAGAAACCACAGACCAAAATCCGAAGAAGAGCGCATCATGATCGAAGGAGGAATGCCGGCGATAATAGACAAAGATACCTTTGACAGAGTCCAAATGCAGATACGCAGGAACAAACGACTCGCTGCCTGTGAAAAAGCCCATGAACCTTACCTGTTGTCTGGACTGATATACTGCGGTGAATGCAAAGGGACAATGTGGGGCAGCAGGATCAAAGACCGTCACGGCAACATCACACGTTTCTATGTATGTAGTACCAGAGACTACAAGAAACACTGCGACAATAGAAGCATAAGGAAGGAAGTGATCGAAGGATTCGTCCTGGCGCAGCTGGAGCGTGATATATTCAGTCATCAGGGAATAGAAAAATTACGCGTCAGCCTTATCCTGTACAGACAGAGAAGACAGGCAACAATCGTCGAAGAGAAAGAAAGACTGATATCGGAAGGAGAAGAGATCAAGCATAAGATCCAGAAGATCGTCGAACTCGTCTCGCAGAGCGGAATAACAATCGGAACAGTAAGCGATGAGATAAAGCTATTGGAAGAAAAACGCCGTCAAATCGCAGATCAGATCGATAAGCTCAATAAAGAGGCAAGATTGCTGATTCTATCGCAACGACAGCTCGAAGGCATGAAAGAACACGGGAAGGAAGTGAAGGAAAGGAAAAATCTCAAGAAACTGCGCCAGATAATATCGTACTATGTCGAAAGCGTTGCAGTCTATCATGACAGGATCGAGATAACATACAAATTCGCCCTGCCTGATAAGCAAGCCGACGGAATCATACCTATGACAGTCGTAAGAGACCTTGCGCAAGTCAAAGAGGAGTTCAAAGCGCCTCGCAAGTCCAGGAAAGTAGTATGA
- the thiC gene encoding phosphomethylpyrimidine synthase ThiC yields the protein MERNYHTQMEAARRGVVTPEMEIVAKKERCGVEELMGWMAEGTAVIPANHGHRGLDPNGIGSMLKTKINVNLGVSRDCTDYDVEMQKVMSAVALGAEAIMDLSSHGDTRPFRRKLCGECPAMIGTVPVYDAVIHYRRDLSTLSAQDFVDVVRLHAEDGVDFVTLHCGITRKTIEQIRSCGRAMNIVSRGGSLVFAWMCMTGEENPFYSHFDEILDICREHDVTISLGDACRPGCLADATDVCQIEELVRLGELTRRAWDKDVQVMVEGPGHVPLDQIAANMKVQQTICRGAPFYVLGPLVTDIAPGYDHITAAIGGAVAAANGAAFLCYVTPAEHLALPNVDDVKQGIIASRIAAHAADIAKGIPGAREQDDRMAAARRKLDWDAQWLEAVDPETAKAIRASRAPEDDHSETCSMCGKFCAVRSMNKALAGEYIDIL from the coding sequence ATGGAACGAAACTACCACACGCAGATGGAAGCGGCGCGACGCGGCGTCGTCACGCCGGAAATGGAGATCGTCGCGAAGAAAGAACGCTGCGGCGTCGAGGAACTGATGGGCTGGATGGCCGAGGGCACAGCCGTGATCCCCGCCAACCACGGGCATCGGGGCCTCGATCCCAACGGCATCGGCAGCATGCTCAAGACCAAGATCAACGTCAATCTCGGCGTCAGCCGCGACTGCACGGACTACGACGTGGAAATGCAAAAGGTGATGAGCGCCGTCGCTCTGGGCGCGGAGGCGATCATGGACCTGTCCAGCCACGGCGACACGCGGCCTTTCCGCCGCAAGCTGTGCGGCGAGTGCCCCGCCATGATCGGCACCGTGCCCGTGTACGACGCGGTCATCCATTACCGGCGCGACCTTTCCACGCTCAGCGCTCAGGATTTCGTCGACGTGGTGCGCCTGCACGCGGAAGACGGCGTTGATTTCGTCACGCTCCACTGCGGCATCACGCGCAAGACCATCGAGCAGATCAGAAGCTGCGGACGGGCGATGAACATCGTCAGCCGCGGCGGCAGCCTTGTCTTCGCCTGGATGTGCATGACCGGCGAGGAAAACCCGTTTTATTCCCATTTCGACGAGATCCTCGACATCTGCCGCGAGCACGACGTCACCATCAGCCTCGGCGACGCCTGCCGCCCCGGCTGTCTTGCCGACGCCACCGACGTCTGTCAGATCGAGGAGCTCGTCCGCCTCGGCGAATTGACCCGCCGCGCCTGGGACAAGGACGTTCAGGTCATGGTCGAAGGCCCGGGGCACGTGCCGCTGGACCAGATCGCCGCCAACATGAAAGTGCAGCAGACTATCTGCCGGGGCGCGCCGTTCTACGTGCTCGGCCCCCTCGTTACCGACATCGCTCCCGGCTACGACCACATCACCGCCGCCATCGGCGGCGCGGTGGCGGCGGCCAACGGCGCGGCCTTCCTGTGCTACGTCACGCCCGCCGAACATCTGGCCCTGCCCAACGTGGACGACGTCAAACAGGGCATCATCGCCAGCCGCATCGCCGCCCACGCCGCCGACATCGCCAAGGGCATTCCCGGCGCGCGCGAGCAGGACGACCGCATGGCCGCGGCGCGCCGCAAACTGGACTGGGACGCGCAGTGGCTGGAAGCCGTCGATCCGGAAACCGCCAAAGCCATCCGCGCAAGCCGCGCGCCCGAGGACGACCACAGCGAAACCTGCAGCATGTGCGGCAAATTCTGCGCCGTGCGCAGCATGAACAAGGCTCTGGCCGGCGAGTACATCGACATTTTGTAA
- a CDS encoding M20 metallopeptidase family protein — MADRQDSVARASEAAVALRRELHRHPELSWREVETTKKIAARMAELGVSVVKKGFKGTQCGLVAEIKGAKPGPTLMIRADIDALPVAEDPSHDVASECAGVMHACGHDAHAAILAGVVQVVQEHRDELCGAVRFLFQPAEEAGPGSGAPAVIADGALEGVDAIIGEHVQSQMPAGKIGWKKGPMMASADIWDIVIHGKGGHGASPHRAVNPMLCAAALVPALTAIAPQEVSALEPVVVGIGAIKAGEARNVIPDTCTMCGTVRCSDMETREAMPERFRRIVDGIAAAWNCTAELKYEKVYPVTVNNPDVTDWILDVAKAEGLEDRLVEREFAMGSEDFSYYGEKIPAAYFNLGMGTDAPHHSAEFRVDDAVVPLGVKLLSALALDYGKSRGKK; from the coding sequence ATGGCAGACAGGCAGGACAGCGTCGCACGCGCTTCCGAAGCGGCCGTGGCCTTGCGCCGCGAGCTTCACCGTCACCCGGAACTTTCCTGGCGCGAGGTGGAGACGACGAAAAAAATCGCCGCCCGAATGGCGGAACTCGGTGTTTCCGTGGTCAAAAAAGGATTCAAGGGCACTCAGTGCGGCCTCGTCGCCGAGATCAAGGGGGCCAAGCCCGGCCCGACGCTGATGATCCGCGCCGACATCGACGCGCTGCCCGTCGCCGAGGATCCGTCCCACGACGTCGCCTCCGAATGCGCGGGCGTCATGCACGCCTGCGGGCACGACGCCCACGCGGCCATCCTCGCCGGCGTCGTTCAGGTGGTGCAGGAGCACCGGGACGAACTGTGCGGCGCGGTGAGGTTCCTGTTTCAGCCCGCCGAGGAAGCCGGCCCCGGCTCCGGCGCGCCGGCGGTGATCGCCGACGGCGCGCTCGAAGGCGTCGACGCGATCATCGGCGAGCACGTGCAGAGTCAGATGCCGGCCGGCAAAATCGGCTGGAAGAAGGGGCCGATGATGGCCTCCGCCGACATCTGGGACATCGTCATCCACGGCAAGGGCGGTCACGGCGCCAGCCCCCACCGCGCCGTCAATCCGATGCTCTGCGCCGCGGCCCTGGTGCCGGCGCTGACGGCCATCGCGCCGCAGGAAGTGAGCGCCCTCGAACCGGTCGTGGTCGGCATCGGCGCCATCAAAGCGGGCGAGGCCCGCAACGTCATTCCCGATACCTGCACGATGTGCGGCACCGTGCGCTGCTCCGACATGGAAACGCGCGAAGCCATGCCCGAACGCTTCCGCCGCATCGTCGACGGCATCGCCGCGGCGTGGAACTGCACGGCCGAGCTGAAGTACGAGAAAGTCTACCCGGTCACCGTCAACAATCCCGACGTCACCGACTGGATCCTGGACGTGGCGAAAGCTGAAGGGCTTGAGGATCGCCTTGTGGAACGCGAGTTTGCCATGGGATCCGAGGATTTCAGCTACTACGGCGAAAAAATCCCGGCCGCGTACTTCAACCTCGGCATGGGCACCGACGCGCCGCATCACAGCGCCGAGTTCCGCGTCGACGACGCCGTCGTGCCGCTGGGCGTGAAGCTGCTGTCGGCGCTGGCGCTTGATTACGGCAAAAGCCGCGGGAAGAAATAG
- a CDS encoding very short patch repair endonuclease, producing the protein MKHRKLSTTPEISKRMSNVHLKESKAEITLAKELWKRGFRYRKNYRKLPGSPDIAILKHNIAVFVDGEFWHGKDWEDKKNRLKNNRLYWIEKIEENMARDRKNDVLLMGKGWLPIHFWEMEVITDLSSCIDIIVNLVSE; encoded by the coding sequence ATGAAACACCGGAAGCTATCAACGACACCAGAAATTTCTAAGCGTATGTCAAATGTCCATCTGAAGGAGAGCAAGGCAGAAATCACGCTGGCTAAGGAACTCTGGAAAAGAGGATTTCGATATCGTAAGAATTATAGAAAACTTCCTGGTTCTCCAGACATCGCCATCCTTAAACACAATATCGCAGTCTTTGTTGACGGGGAATTCTGGCATGGAAAAGACTGGGAAGACAAAAAGAATCGATTAAAAAACAATAGGTTATACTGGATAGAGAAAATTGAAGAAAATATGGCAAGAGATAGAAAAAACGATGTCTTGCTTATGGGAAAGGGGTGGCTCCCTATCCATTTTTGGGAAATGGAAGTCATTACAGATTTATCTTCTTGCATTGATATAATTGTTAATTTAGTAAGTGAGTAG
- a CDS encoding DNA cytosine methyltransferase: MADFFCGGGGFSEGFRQAGFEIVFAVDKWEPAVKTYRGNKPGVNVIQDDVIRIANLPDEEFEALVPDSEVIIGSPPCQSFSHSNKSGTADKSIGIQLIEAYLKIVARKKFKQGSCLKYWVLENVPAVKDYIKEEYTAADFELDGDFVLRPHDGASGKYNAKYYGAPTNRERYLCGEFPEPIKTKSNQDVTTLRQVLDSLGDPLRMDDAPITDINYPNLTLESNQVTDQHYIYELAEFEYKTAKRLKQDKGYMGKMSFPENLDKPARTVMATMTASAREAMILGYGVGRYRLPTVRETACMMSFPIDFWFYGESKGVKHTLVGNAVPPKLSYAVAVAIAAAENEPVPKEYIPIQHEQNNEQLQFFNLNGAKFEIRKEQPKKKTAKFKYHIPYLIYSAYRVELTNYHSSFESGAFKWNSEIHYSQGKDKAKVLTPRITKRDIPSVLFVKIESFIHEISRSLPTTNRRFQKLYCMTTEDRKAAERLGPYELLESIRQFIDDTIPKEDQSKEVEVIHGTNLPFAILVGYYTMSRIVNKMQ; encoded by the coding sequence GTGGCTGATTTTTTCTGCGGTGGGGGAGGTTTTTCAGAAGGCTTCCGCCAAGCGGGATTTGAAATCGTATTTGCCGTCGACAAATGGGAGCCGGCAGTCAAAACATATAGAGGTAATAAGCCGGGAGTAAATGTGATTCAGGATGATGTTATCCGTATCGCCAATCTTCCGGATGAAGAATTTGAAGCATTGGTGCCAGATTCTGAAGTCATCATTGGTTCACCCCCATGTCAGTCCTTTTCGCACTCGAACAAGTCAGGAACTGCGGACAAGTCGATTGGCATCCAGTTGATTGAAGCATACCTGAAAATTGTCGCTCGAAAGAAGTTTAAACAAGGATCATGCTTAAAATACTGGGTGTTGGAGAATGTTCCGGCAGTCAAGGATTACATCAAAGAGGAATACACTGCTGCAGACTTTGAACTAGACGGTGATTTCGTTTTACGGCCTCATGATGGGGCATCAGGAAAATACAATGCGAAATACTACGGTGCTCCAACAAATAGGGAGCGTTATCTATGTGGGGAGTTCCCTGAACCAATAAAAACGAAAAGTAATCAAGACGTAACGACTTTGCGGCAAGTCCTTGATTCACTAGGTGACCCATTGAGGATGGATGATGCCCCAATAACAGACATCAATTATCCGAACCTTACTTTGGAATCAAATCAAGTTACCGACCAGCATTACATTTATGAACTGGCAGAGTTTGAGTACAAAACTGCAAAGCGTCTGAAACAAGACAAAGGCTATATGGGAAAGATGTCTTTCCCAGAAAACCTTGATAAACCTGCGCGAACCGTCATGGCGACTATGACTGCAAGTGCTAGAGAAGCCATGATCTTGGGATATGGTGTTGGGCGATATCGATTGCCAACAGTCAGAGAAACGGCATGTATGATGAGCTTCCCAATAGATTTTTGGTTCTATGGGGAATCAAAGGGCGTTAAGCACACCCTTGTCGGAAATGCTGTTCCGCCAAAACTCTCATATGCAGTCGCAGTAGCAATTGCAGCAGCAGAAAATGAGCCTGTTCCCAAAGAGTACATCCCGATCCAGCACGAACAGAATAATGAACAGCTTCAATTTTTTAATTTGAACGGTGCCAAATTTGAAATCCGGAAAGAACAACCCAAAAAGAAAACGGCAAAATTCAAATATCATATTCCATACTTGATTTATTCAGCATACCGGGTCGAATTAACAAATTACCATTCGAGCTTTGAGTCTGGTGCGTTTAAGTGGAATTCAGAAATTCACTATAGTCAAGGAAAAGATAAAGCGAAAGTACTAACGCCCCGTATAACAAAAAGAGATATTCCAAGTGTACTCTTTGTAAAAATCGAGTCATTTATTCATGAAATATCTCGCAGTTTGCCAACAACAAATCGAAGATTTCAGAAGCTATATTGCATGACAACAGAGGATCGAAAAGCCGCAGAGAGACTTGGCCCATATGAACTGCTAGAGAGTATCAGGCAATTCATAGATGACACTATTCCAAAAGAGGACCAGAGCAAGGAAGTTGAAGTGATCCACGGTACTAATCTGCCGTTTGCCATCCTGGTTGGATACTACACCATGTCAAGGATAGTAAACAAAATGCAGTAG
- a CDS encoding DEAD/DEAH box helicase, with protein MRIKIGILGDNESFVITPIDFNVTDIRGIKVYLKNLNGGHVDNDKIIIPIVNVDVLDLYHKTVELFEGRFKCHIEKDADAGSLLGNAVNEEERFRAFSAKAYAIRNNNIDSSELTAFLDCVKQDSFIRTLKPFQILSAYHLAFSHNACNFSVPGAGKTSTVLAAYAYLASCNEIEKLLVVGPLASFLAWKKEYFYCFGTAPKVLEIMGNTPDKRIEKELMRSSIDLDLILVSYGSVSRQLDKLLFFLRNNRTMVVLDEAHRIKNVEDGVQSNATLQLSPFARSRAVLTGTPAPNSYVDLFNLYKFIWPSHNIIGFSVPQLANMSKREGDPRISELISRISPFYIRIRKSDLGLPEPWFLPPKSVQMSPIQDRIYDAISRMAVGRLEDGVSSPTNRLSAIIRLRQAASNPALLNRGLDDYYDGLDESVPRVALDSNLNVSDEIMDLIRTYKETEIPSKFIEAGELAKRVIAEGGKLVIWCEFVGTCDDLSDYLSKSGVENRILYGKTDYLDRERIINEFTDKEKPSAFNVVIANPHAVGESISLHVTCHNALYLEQSFNAGTYMQSKDRIHRVGLLQSDITRYYYIHSANTIDGVVFERVNTKEKRMLELIESQDIPLIANNQDFLEDNEDDIKAIIRGYYEYRSKHI; from the coding sequence ATGAGAATAAAAATCGGTATTCTTGGAGATAACGAATCGTTTGTAATAACCCCTATTGATTTTAACGTGACGGATATAAGAGGGATTAAAGTCTATTTGAAGAATTTGAACGGTGGGCATGTGGATAATGACAAAATAATCATTCCCATCGTCAATGTCGATGTCCTAGACCTATATCATAAGACCGTTGAATTGTTTGAAGGAAGGTTTAAATGTCATATTGAGAAAGATGCCGATGCTGGTTCATTGCTAGGCAATGCAGTAAACGAGGAAGAACGATTCCGGGCTTTTTCAGCTAAAGCATATGCTATTAGGAATAATAATATTGATAGCAGCGAATTGACTGCTTTTTTGGACTGTGTTAAACAGGATAGCTTTATTCGAACCCTGAAGCCGTTTCAAATCTTATCTGCGTATCATCTTGCGTTTTCTCACAACGCTTGCAATTTCTCAGTCCCTGGTGCGGGAAAAACATCCACAGTATTAGCGGCTTATGCTTATTTAGCTAGCTGCAATGAAATCGAAAAACTATTGGTAGTTGGACCACTTGCTTCATTTTTAGCATGGAAAAAAGAGTATTTCTACTGTTTCGGAACCGCCCCAAAAGTGCTTGAAATCATGGGGAATACCCCTGACAAGCGTATTGAAAAAGAACTAATGCGTTCAAGCATTGATTTAGATCTGATTCTGGTTAGCTATGGGAGTGTTAGCCGTCAACTTGATAAATTATTGTTCTTCCTCAGAAACAACAGGACCATGGTAGTTCTCGATGAAGCCCATAGAATAAAAAACGTCGAAGACGGGGTTCAGAGCAATGCAACACTTCAGCTATCTCCTTTTGCGAGGTCAAGAGCGGTTTTGACGGGGACTCCTGCACCGAACAGTTATGTTGATTTGTTTAACCTCTATAAGTTCATCTGGCCATCACATAATATAATCGGGTTTTCAGTTCCTCAACTTGCAAACATGAGCAAGCGTGAAGGCGATCCTAGGATTAGTGAATTGATTTCTAGGATTTCTCCTTTCTATATTCGAATTAGGAAAAGCGACTTGGGGCTACCTGAACCGTGGTTTCTTCCCCCAAAGAGTGTTCAAATGTCTCCTATTCAAGATAGGATTTACGATGCTATTTCCAGAATGGCTGTTGGAAGACTAGAAGATGGAGTATCGTCTCCCACAAATAGACTATCGGCGATCATTAGGTTGAGACAAGCTGCTTCGAACCCAGCTTTACTAAATCGCGGGCTTGATGATTATTATGATGGATTAGATGAATCTGTTCCAAGAGTGGCACTTGATAGTAATCTCAATGTAAGTGATGAGATCATGGATCTTATAAGGACTTACAAAGAGACAGAAATCCCCAGCAAATTCATTGAGGCCGGAGAACTGGCTAAGAGAGTTATAGCAGAAGGCGGCAAGCTAGTGATTTGGTGTGAGTTTGTTGGCACGTGTGATGACCTAAGCGATTACCTAAGTAAGTCTGGCGTCGAGAATAGGATCCTTTATGGAAAAACTGATTACCTAGACCGCGAAAGAATAATAAATGAATTTACTGACAAAGAGAAGCCGTCCGCCTTCAATGTCGTTATAGCAAATCCTCACGCAGTTGGTGAATCGATTTCACTCCATGTAACTTGTCACAATGCTTTATATCTTGAGCAGAGCTTCAACGCTGGAACCTATATGCAGTCAAAGGATAGAATTCATCGTGTTGGCTTACTGCAGAGTGATATAACACGGTATTATTACATTCATTCTGCAAATACTATCGATGGTGTTGTGTTTGAACGTGTCAACACAAAAGAGAAAAGAATGCTTGAGCTAATCGAGAGTCAGGATATACCGCTGATTGCGAATAATCAAGACTTCCTTGAAGACAATGAAGACGATATCAAGGCAATTATACGAGGGTATTATGAGTACCGATCTAAACATATTTGA
- the lysA gene encoding diaminopimelate decarboxylase produces MNHLIWGGCDTVTLAKQYGTPLYVMDEAMLRDRCRRLRAAVAGRNARVCYAGKAFLNVAMARLVDEEGLCLDTVSLGEFHVACAAGFPMERVTLHGNAKTEAFLAAGLEKRVGTVAVDSEDELALLASLCAKRGLRQKILLRLSPGIEAHTHRFIQTAQKDCKFGVPLAHLERAVRFALGAPGLDLAGLHVHVGSQIRDVETYLLTADRMTEIMRSLREATGFAARELDLGGGFGIPERPGAAGAPAERFVAAILDRVDARCAELGLPRPEVAFEPGRWVAGEAGITLYTVQGVKEIPGVRTYVAVDGGMTDNPRPQLYQAEYGVRLANDTDRPAGRRAAIAGPCCETGDVLTLDTPVPELRRGDLLAVPLTGAYNYSMFSTYNCALRPAVIFVRDGQARVAVRRQTFDELLCGQLE; encoded by the coding sequence ATGAATCATCTGATCTGGGGTGGCTGCGACACAGTGACGCTGGCAAAACAATACGGCACGCCGCTGTACGTGATGGACGAAGCGATGCTGCGCGACCGTTGCAGAAGGCTGCGCGCCGCGGTGGCGGGACGGAACGCGCGCGTCTGCTACGCCGGCAAAGCTTTTTTGAACGTCGCCATGGCGCGTCTGGTCGACGAAGAGGGGCTGTGCCTCGACACGGTGTCGTTGGGCGAGTTCCACGTCGCCTGCGCGGCGGGCTTCCCGATGGAGCGCGTGACGCTGCACGGCAACGCCAAGACGGAGGCGTTCCTCGCCGCCGGGCTGGAAAAGCGCGTCGGCACGGTGGCGGTTGACAGCGAGGACGAGCTGGCATTGCTGGCGAGCCTCTGCGCGAAACGCGGCCTCCGGCAGAAGATCCTGCTCCGCCTCAGCCCCGGCATCGAGGCGCATACGCACCGTTTCATCCAGACGGCGCAGAAGGACTGCAAGTTCGGCGTGCCTCTGGCGCATCTGGAACGCGCCGTGCGCTTCGCCCTCGGCGCGCCGGGGCTCGACCTGGCGGGGCTGCACGTCCACGTCGGCAGCCAGATCCGCGACGTCGAGACCTACCTGCTGACGGCGGACCGCATGACGGAGATCATGCGCAGCCTGCGCGAGGCGACGGGCTTTGCGGCGCGCGAGCTCGACCTCGGCGGCGGCTTCGGCATTCCCGAGCGTCCCGGCGCGGCCGGGGCGCCGGCGGAACGTTTTGTCGCCGCCATCCTCGACCGCGTCGACGCGCGCTGCGCCGAACTGGGGCTGCCCCGTCCCGAAGTCGCTTTCGAACCCGGGAGATGGGTGGCGGGTGAAGCGGGAATTACGCTCTACACGGTGCAGGGCGTCAAGGAGATCCCCGGCGTGCGCACCTACGTGGCGGTGGACGGCGGCATGACGGACAATCCGCGCCCGCAGCTTTACCAGGCGGAGTACGGAGTGCGCCTGGCCAACGACACGGATCGCCCCGCGGGCCGCCGCGCCGCGATCGCCGGGCCGTGCTGCGAGACGGGCGACGTGTTGACGCTCGACACGCCGGTGCCGGAACTGCGCCGCGGAGACCTGCTGGCCGTGCCGCTGACGGGCGCCTACAATTATTCCATGTTCAGCACCTATAACTGCGCCCTGCGCCCCGCCGTGATCTTCGTCCGCGACGGACAGGCCCGCGTGGCGGTGCGCCGCCAGACGTTCGACGAGCTGCTGTGCGGTCAGCTGGAGTGA
- a CDS encoding DUF3883 domain-containing protein yields the protein MSTDLNIFDCLLDPSEMFTFFQKIGTVLKNDRDIASEQVRGQALHNTLLLLQNTAMIQRHDDEYIKLSDCQTYESFYSALMASLKDTYANEVATIINCDKHYDEAKNQFFIYVNDIPLRYMGLAMLLEQSGEFERIRNREYFIGIDNYRKVIKKKPLVTIEELQKKLRRDIEYGEQAEQFAWKYEVTRLRQAGINKEPLSISSVDVMAGYDMISYESKSSNGYDRFIEVKAISHSGFYWSRNEYETAKLKAEQYYLYLVDLKRISDSGYTPEIIQNPAIIIMENGGWFVEAESYHIKQV from the coding sequence ATGAGTACCGATCTAAACATATTTGATTGTCTGCTAGATCCTTCAGAAATGTTCACCTTTTTTCAAAAAATCGGAACAGTTTTGAAGAATGATCGAGATATTGCTTCTGAACAGGTACGCGGACAGGCATTACACAACACATTATTGCTGCTGCAGAATACTGCAATGATTCAGCGGCATGATGATGAGTATATAAAGCTCTCAGATTGCCAAACGTATGAATCTTTTTATTCTGCTCTGATGGCGAGCCTAAAGGATACATATGCCAATGAAGTCGCTACGATCATAAACTGTGATAAACACTATGATGAAGCAAAGAACCAGTTTTTCATTTATGTAAATGACATTCCCCTGAGATATATGGGGCTAGCAATGCTGTTAGAACAGTCAGGCGAATTTGAAAGAATCAGGAATAGAGAATACTTCATCGGAATCGATAACTACCGGAAGGTAATAAAGAAAAAGCCGTTAGTCACAATTGAAGAGTTGCAAAAAAAGCTTCGTCGTGACATTGAGTATGGAGAGCAAGCGGAACAGTTTGCATGGAAGTATGAGGTAACCAGGCTAAGGCAAGCAGGAATCAACAAGGAACCATTAAGTATTTCTAGTGTTGATGTTATGGCTGGTTATGATATGATTTCTTATGAAAGCAAATCATCCAATGGTTATGACAGATTTATTGAAGTGAAAGCGATTTCACATTCCGGTTTTTATTGGTCAAGAAATGAATATGAGACCGCAAAACTCAAAGCTGAACAGTATTATTTGTATCTTGTGGATTTGAAAAGAATCAGCGATTCTGGATATACGCCAGAAATAATACAGAACCCAGCAATAATTATAATGGAAAATGGTGGATGGTTTGTAGAAGCAGAATCGTATCACATCAAGCAAGTGTGA
- a CDS encoding cytidylate kinase-like family protein, which yields MTARIITIGREYGSGGRSIGEQAAKMLGYGFYDKVLIDLAAKKSGFAIDYIRNTEEQVTPNYLFNLAANGYYANSMFINDGLPASDNLFILQSKIIRELAEKGPCVIVGRCADYILRDRTDCLNVFIHAPLADRVARAVGEYGLPAEGAEKTVQRNDKIRSKHYQYYAGSKWGHIHRYHLTLNSSAFGCEAAAALIVETARKFG from the coding sequence ATGACAGCACGCATCATCACCATTGGTCGCGAGTACGGCAGCGGCGGACGCAGCATCGGCGAACAAGCTGCCAAAATGCTGGGATACGGATTCTACGACAAGGTCCTGATCGACCTCGCCGCCAAGAAGAGTGGTTTTGCCATCGATTACATCAGAAACACCGAAGAGCAGGTCACGCCCAATTATCTGTTCAACCTGGCCGCTAACGGCTATTACGCTAATTCGATGTTCATCAACGACGGGCTGCCCGCTTCGGACAATCTCTTTATCCTGCAGAGCAAGATCATCCGCGAGCTGGCCGAGAAAGGCCCCTGCGTCATCGTCGGGCGCTGCGCCGATTACATTCTGCGCGACCGCACCGACTGCCTGAACGTGTTCATCCACGCGCCGCTGGCCGACCGCGTCGCCCGCGCCGTCGGCGAATACGGCCTGCCCGCGGAGGGCGCCGAGAAAACCGTGCAGCGCAACGACAAGATCCGTTCCAAACACTACCAGTATTACGCCGGCAGCAAGTGGGGCCATATCCACCGTTACCACCTTACGCTCAACAGCAGCGCCTTCGGCTGCGAAGCCGCCGCGGCCCTGATCGTCGAGACCGCACGGAAGTTCGGCTAA